A part of Aegilops tauschii subsp. strangulata cultivar AL8/78 chromosome 2, Aet v6.0, whole genome shotgun sequence genomic DNA contains:
- the LOC109770465 gene encoding uncharacterized protein At4g15970 isoform X2 encodes MAKPPRHTLTMPSAHPRGIPTRAIPRAAAALFFVTLVGVALPLAVLHRAAVSRHSLEDPWGRYPLPLFAVDDEESAQGDDDLKASMRDNTVILTTLNAAWASPGSVIDLFVDSFHSGVRTSSLLNHLVIIAFDGDAYRQCAKIHHYCFALGTEGVDFSEEKRFLTSGYLEMMWKRLDFLRLVLEKGYSFIFSDADIMWFRNPFPHFYPNGDLQIACDHYVGNATDLRNIANGGFNYVKSNERTIEFYSFWYSSRLRYPGYHDQDVFNAIKHDPYVADIGLEIKFLSTAYFGGFCEPSRDLNKVCTMHANCCIGLRSKIHDLRIMMEDWKNYLSLPPSLKRLLTLSWRVPQNCSLSSLN; translated from the exons ATGGCGAAGCCTCCGCGCCACACCCTGACCATGCCGTCCGCCCACCCTCGGGGGATCCCGACACGCGCCATCCCGCGAGCCGCCGCGGCGCTCTTTTTTGTAACCCTCGTCGGCGTCGCCCTGCCCTTGGCCGTGCTGCaccgcgccgccgtctcgcggCACTCGCTTGAGGACCCGTGGGGGCGGTACCCGCTTCCCTTGTTCGCCGTAGACGACGAGGAGAGCGCCCAAGGTGATGATGATCTG AAGGCTTCAATGAGGGACAACACAGTTATATTGACTACACTTAATGCTGCATGGGCTTCTCCTGGCTCGGTGATAGATCTATTTGTTGATAGTTTTCACTCTGGTGTTAGAACAAGTTCACTCTTGAACCATCTAGTCATTATAGCATTTGATGGGGATGCGTACAGACAATGTGCCAAGATCCACCACTATTGCTTTGCTCTTGGAACTGAAGGTGTGGATTTTTCTGAAGAGAAGAGGTTCTTGACTTCTGGGTATTTGGAGATGATGTGGAAAAGACTAGATTTCTTGCGGCTGGTTCTTGAAAAGGGCTACAGCTTCATATTCTCG gATGCAGACATAATGTGGTTTCGCAATCCATTTCCTCACTTCTATCCTAATGGTGACCTTCAGATTGCTTGTGACCACTATGTTGGGAATGCAACAGACTTGAGAAACATTGCTAATGGAGGCTTCAATTATGTGAAATCGAATGAACGGACCATAGAGTTCTACAGTTTCTGGTACTCATCACGATTGAGATATCCTGGCTACCATGATCAGGATGTCTTCAATGCTATTAAGCATGATCCATATGTCGCAGACATTGGGCTGGAAATTAAGTTTTTAAGTACAGCATACTTTGGCGGATTCTGTGAACCAAGCAGAGATTTAAATAAGGTCTGCACTATGCACGCTAACTGTTGCATCGGTTTGCGGAGCAAGATTCATGATCTAAGGATTATGATGGAAGATTGGAAGAACTATTTGTCACTGCCTCCAAGCTTGAAAAGATTGTTGACATTGTCCTGGAGGGTGCCACAAAATTGCAG CCTTTCTTCGCTAAACTAA
- the LOC109770465 gene encoding uncharacterized protein At4g15970 isoform X3 gives MAKPPRHTLTMPSAHPRGIPTRAIPRAAAALFFVTLVGVALPLAVLHRAAVSRHSLEDPWGRYPLPLFAVDDEESAQGDDDLDSEDLKLDRVLQKASMRDNTVILTTLNAAWASPGSVIDLFVDSFHSGVRTSSLLNHLVIIAFDGDAYRQCAKIHHYCFALGTEGVDFSEEKRFLTSGYLEMMWKRLDFLRLVLEKGYSFIFSIACDHYVGNATDLRNIANGGFNYVKSNERTIEFYSFWYSSRLRYPGYHDQDVFNAIKHDPYVADIGLEIKFLSTAYFGGFCEPSRDLNKVCTMHANCCIGLRSKIHDLRIMMEDWKNYLSLPPSLKRLLTLSWRVPQNCSLSSLN, from the exons ATGGCGAAGCCTCCGCGCCACACCCTGACCATGCCGTCCGCCCACCCTCGGGGGATCCCGACACGCGCCATCCCGCGAGCCGCCGCGGCGCTCTTTTTTGTAACCCTCGTCGGCGTCGCCCTGCCCTTGGCCGTGCTGCaccgcgccgccgtctcgcggCACTCGCTTGAGGACCCGTGGGGGCGGTACCCGCTTCCCTTGTTCGCCGTAGACGACGAGGAGAGCGCCCAAGGTGATGATGATCTG GACAGTGAGGATCTCAAACTTGACCGAGTTTTGCAGAAGGCTTCAATGAGGGACAACACAGTTATATTGACTACACTTAATGCTGCATGGGCTTCTCCTGGCTCGGTGATAGATCTATTTGTTGATAGTTTTCACTCTGGTGTTAGAACAAGTTCACTCTTGAACCATCTAGTCATTATAGCATTTGATGGGGATGCGTACAGACAATGTGCCAAGATCCACCACTATTGCTTTGCTCTTGGAACTGAAGGTGTGGATTTTTCTGAAGAGAAGAGGTTCTTGACTTCTGGGTATTTGGAGATGATGTGGAAAAGACTAGATTTCTTGCGGCTGGTTCTTGAAAAGGGCTACAGCTTCATATTCTCG ATTGCTTGTGACCACTATGTTGGGAATGCAACAGACTTGAGAAACATTGCTAATGGAGGCTTCAATTATGTGAAATCGAATGAACGGACCATAGAGTTCTACAGTTTCTGGTACTCATCACGATTGAGATATCCTGGCTACCATGATCAGGATGTCTTCAATGCTATTAAGCATGATCCATATGTCGCAGACATTGGGCTGGAAATTAAGTTTTTAAGTACAGCATACTTTGGCGGATTCTGTGAACCAAGCAGAGATTTAAATAAGGTCTGCACTATGCACGCTAACTGTTGCATCGGTTTGCGGAGCAAGATTCATGATCTAAGGATTATGATGGAAGATTGGAAGAACTATTTGTCACTGCCTCCAAGCTTGAAAAGATTGTTGACATTGTCCTGGAGGGTGCCACAAAATTGCAG CCTTTCTTCGCTAAACTAA
- the LOC109770465 gene encoding uncharacterized protein At4g15970 isoform X1 has translation MAKPPRHTLTMPSAHPRGIPTRAIPRAAAALFFVTLVGVALPLAVLHRAAVSRHSLEDPWGRYPLPLFAVDDEESAQGDDDLDSEDLKLDRVLQKASMRDNTVILTTLNAAWASPGSVIDLFVDSFHSGVRTSSLLNHLVIIAFDGDAYRQCAKIHHYCFALGTEGVDFSEEKRFLTSGYLEMMWKRLDFLRLVLEKGYSFIFSDADIMWFRNPFPHFYPNGDLQIACDHYVGNATDLRNIANGGFNYVKSNERTIEFYSFWYSSRLRYPGYHDQDVFNAIKHDPYVADIGLEIKFLSTAYFGGFCEPSRDLNKVCTMHANCCIGLRSKIHDLRIMMEDWKNYLSLPPSLKRLLTLSWRVPQNCSLSSLN, from the exons ATGGCGAAGCCTCCGCGCCACACCCTGACCATGCCGTCCGCCCACCCTCGGGGGATCCCGACACGCGCCATCCCGCGAGCCGCCGCGGCGCTCTTTTTTGTAACCCTCGTCGGCGTCGCCCTGCCCTTGGCCGTGCTGCaccgcgccgccgtctcgcggCACTCGCTTGAGGACCCGTGGGGGCGGTACCCGCTTCCCTTGTTCGCCGTAGACGACGAGGAGAGCGCCCAAGGTGATGATGATCTG GACAGTGAGGATCTCAAACTTGACCGAGTTTTGCAGAAGGCTTCAATGAGGGACAACACAGTTATATTGACTACACTTAATGCTGCATGGGCTTCTCCTGGCTCGGTGATAGATCTATTTGTTGATAGTTTTCACTCTGGTGTTAGAACAAGTTCACTCTTGAACCATCTAGTCATTATAGCATTTGATGGGGATGCGTACAGACAATGTGCCAAGATCCACCACTATTGCTTTGCTCTTGGAACTGAAGGTGTGGATTTTTCTGAAGAGAAGAGGTTCTTGACTTCTGGGTATTTGGAGATGATGTGGAAAAGACTAGATTTCTTGCGGCTGGTTCTTGAAAAGGGCTACAGCTTCATATTCTCG gATGCAGACATAATGTGGTTTCGCAATCCATTTCCTCACTTCTATCCTAATGGTGACCTTCAGATTGCTTGTGACCACTATGTTGGGAATGCAACAGACTTGAGAAACATTGCTAATGGAGGCTTCAATTATGTGAAATCGAATGAACGGACCATAGAGTTCTACAGTTTCTGGTACTCATCACGATTGAGATATCCTGGCTACCATGATCAGGATGTCTTCAATGCTATTAAGCATGATCCATATGTCGCAGACATTGGGCTGGAAATTAAGTTTTTAAGTACAGCATACTTTGGCGGATTCTGTGAACCAAGCAGAGATTTAAATAAGGTCTGCACTATGCACGCTAACTGTTGCATCGGTTTGCGGAGCAAGATTCATGATCTAAGGATTATGATGGAAGATTGGAAGAACTATTTGTCACTGCCTCCAAGCTTGAAAAGATTGTTGACATTGTCCTGGAGGGTGCCACAAAATTGCAG CCTTTCTTCGCTAAACTAA
- the LOC109770464 gene encoding protein NUCLEOLAR COMPLEX ASSOCIATED 4 — translation MAKSSSATATATASGTKKRKSKSGALTHEEVKALGLELLSSRAHLNHAPTLLALLSPTAPLSIALEALISLQSFFEPLLSSIPSASAAAAAAGGASDDPELVFGAWLRQRFDEFVAALVELSVSPHSDEAIREVALDAFMDFVKLGKDGSFHSAIYHKFLHAVVHATNSIDDVLELLGSKYSKYADVCFFTYTSLDKIANSLGSQTTGSGKDVLQNGDDGAEDRSAICVRNVYNILVHIPALDFKKESKFDMWSTVGLSSKGEKDTSEGSSATRISKKLKLKFTKAWLAFLKLPLPLDVYKEVLATLHQNVIPSMSNPAILCDFLTTSYDIGGVISVMALSGLFILMTQHQLEYPKFYDKLYALLTPAVFMAKHRSVFLQLLDACLKSSYLQAYLVASFAKRLSRLTLSVPPAGALIIIALIHNLLRRHPSINFLVHWEVAQDDGVASLPKKIGADPFNNEETDPAKSGAMRSSLWEIDTLRHHYTPAVSRFVASLETDLTVRAKTMEMKITDFSSGSYATVFRDEARRRIKQVPLAFYRSTPTSLFQESDFPGWTFGCQSNMGAQASVEGNAVHTLETVDASPAKRSRV, via the exons ATGGCGAAATCATCGtcagcgacggcgacggcgacggcgtcgggcaCTAAGAAGCGGAAGTCTAAATCCGGGGCCCTCACCCACGAGGAGGTGAAGGCGCTCGGCCTGGAGCTCCTCTCCTCGCGCGCCCACCTCAACCACGCCCCCACCCTCCTCGCGCTCCTCTCCCCCACCGCGCCGCTCAGCATCGCCCTCGAGGCGCTCATCTCGCTCCAGTCCTTCTTCGAGCCCCTGCTCTCCTCCATCCCCTCCGCctccgccgcagccgccgccgcaggAGGTGCGAGCGACGACCCCGAGCTCGTGTTCGGGGCGTGGCTGCGGCAGCGCTTCGACGAGTTCGTTGCCGCGCTCGTCGAGCTCAGCGTGTCTCCGCACAGCGACGAGGCGATCAGG GAAGTGGCGCTTGATGCGTTCATGGATTTCGTGAAGCTGGGGAAGGACGGGAGTTTCCACTCGGCAATTTACCACAAGTTTCTCCACGCTGTG GTTCATGCTACGAATTCCATTGATGATGTTCTAGAGTTGCTTGGGTCCAAGTACTCTAAGTATGCTGATGTTTG TTTTTTTACTTATACTAGCTTAGACAAGATCGCCAACAGTCTGGGCAGTCAAACCACTG GCTCTGGAAAAGATGTCTTGCAGAATGGGGATGACGGGGCTGAAGACAG GAGCGCTATCTGTGTACGCAATGTATACAATATTTTGGTGCATATTCCCGCATTGGATTTTAAGAAGGAATCAAAGTTTGATATGTGGAGTACTGTTG GCCTTTCTTCAAAAGGAGAGAAGGACACCTCTGAG GGCTCCTCTGCTACGCGTATAAGCAAAAAGCTAAAATTGAAGTTCACCAAAGCATGGTTGGCCTTTCTCAAGCTACCACTTCCACTTGATGTCTACAAGGAG GTCCTTGCTACACTTCATCAGAATGTTATTCCTTCAATGTCAAACCCAGCCATCTTGTG TGATTTCTTGACTACATCATACGACATTGGCGGTGTTATCAGTGTGATGGCCTTAAGTGGTCTATTCATCCTTATGACACAGCATCAGCTTGAATATCCAAAATTCTATGATAAGCTCTATGCATTACTGACTCCTGCTGTGTTCATGGCAAAACATCGGTCAGTGTTCTTGCAA CTTCTGGATGCTTGTCTGAAATCTTCGTATCTTCAAGCATATCTTGTCGCTTCATTTGCAAAACGATTGAGTAGACTCACCCTTTCAGTGCCACCAGCTGGAGCTCTTATCATCATTGCTTTAATTCATAATCTGCTGCGGAGGCACCCATCCATTAATTTTTTGGTTCATTGG GAAGTTGCTCAGGATGATGGAGTAGCTAGTCTACCTAAGAAGATTGGCGCTGACCCTTTTAACAATGAAGAGACAGACCCTGCAAAGTCTGGCGCAATGC GAAGTTCTTTGTGGGAAATAGACACGCTGCGCCATCACTACACTCCTGCAGTTTCAAG ATTTGTTGCGTCGCTTGAAACTGATCTCACTGTTCGGGCCAAAACAATGGAGATGAAGATCACAGACTTTAGTTCAGGCTCCTATGCAACAGTTTTCCGAGATGAG GCCCGGCGGCGGATAAAACAAGTCCCACTTGCGTTCTACAGAAGTACGCCAACATCTTTATTTCAAGAGTCAGATTTTCCTGGATGGACCTTTGGGTGCCAGTCGAATATGGGGGCGCAAGCTAGCGTAGAAGGAAATGCGGTCCACACGCTAGAAACCGTTGATGCCTCACCCGCTAAAAGGTCACGGGTGTAG